A single genomic interval of Nerophis ophidion isolate RoL-2023_Sa linkage group LG11, RoL_Noph_v1.0, whole genome shotgun sequence harbors:
- the ctnnb1 gene encoding catenin beta-1, with product MASQADLMELDMAMEPDRKAAVSHWQQQSYLDSGIHSGATTTAPSLSGKGNPEDDELDNNQAIYEWEQGFNQNFSQEQVQDLDGQYAMTRAQRVRAAMFPETLEEGMQIPSTQYDTANPTNVQRLAEPSQMLKHAVVNLINYQDDAELATRAIPELTKLLNDEDQVVVNKAAVMVHQLSKKEASRHAIMRSPQMVSAIVRTMQNTNDVETARCTAGTLHNLSHHREGLLAIFKSGGIPALVKMLGSPVDSVLFYAITTLHNLLLHQEGAKMAVRLAGGLQKMVALLNKTNVKFLAITTDCLQILAYGNQESKLIILASGGPQALVNIMRTYTYEKLLWTTSRVLKVLSVCSSNKPAIVEAGGMQALGLHLTDPSQRLVQNCLWTLRNLSDAATKQEGMEGLLGTLVQLLGSDDINVVTCAAGILSNLTCNNYKNKMMVCQVGGIEALVRTVLRAGDREDITEPAICALRHLTSRHQDAEMAQNAVRLHYGLPVVVKLLHPPSHWPLIKATVGLIRNLALCPANHAPLREQGAIPRLVQLLVRAHQDTQRRTSMGGTQQQFVEGVRMEEIVEGCTGALHILARDVHNRIVIRGLNTIPLFVQLLYSPIENIQRVAAGVLCELAQDKEAAEAIEAEGATAPLTELLHSRNEGVATYAAAVLFRMSEDKPQDYKKRLSVELTSSLFRTEPMAWNETGDLGLDIGAQGEPLGYRQDDPSYRSFHSGGYGGDSMGMEPMLDHDLGGGHHPGQDYPPVEGLPDLGHTQELIEGLPPGDSNQLAWFDTDL from the exons ATGGCTTCCCAGg CTGATTTGATGGAGTTGGACATGGCGATGGAACCAGACCGAAAGGCAGCAGTCAGCCACTGGCAGCAACAGTCTTACCTGGATTCAGGCATCCATTCAGGGGCCACCACTACAGCTCCCTCCCTCAGCGGGAAAGGGAATCCTGAAGATGATGAACTTGACAACAACCAGGCCATTTATGAGTGGGAGCAAGGCTTTAACCAGAATTTTTCACAGGAACAAGTCCAAG aTTTGGATGGTCAGTATGCCATGACTCGTGCCCAGCGGGTGCGTGCAGCAATGTTCCCAGAGACTCTTGAAGAGGGTATGCAGATCCCCTCCACACAGTATGACACAGCAAATCCTACAAATGTTCAGAGGCTGGCAGAGCCTTCACAAATGCTCAAACACGCTGTGGTCAATCTGATCAACTATCAAGATGACGCCGAGCTCGCGACCAGAGCCATACCAGAACTTACCAAACTACTCAATGACGAGGACCAG GTCGTAGTAAACAAAGCAGCAGTGATGGTGCACCAATTATCAAAGAAAGAAGCTTCCCGGCACGCAATCATGCGCTCCCCTCAGATGGTATCTGCCATCGTCAGGACAATGCAGAACACAAATGATGTGGAAACGGCTCGCTGCACTGCAGGGACCCTCCACAACCTCTCCCATCACAGAGAGGGTCTGCTGGCAATCTTTAAATCTGGAGGAATCCCAGCTCTTGTCAAAATGCTTGG TTCACCAGTAGACTCTGTCCTGTTCTATGCCATCACAACCCTCCACAACCTCCTGCTGCACCAGGAAGGAGCAAAGATGGCCGTCCGCTTAGCGGGTGGGCTTCAGAAAATGGTGGCCCTGCTGAACAAAACAAATGTTAAGTTCCTGGCCATCACCACAGATTGTCTCCAAATTTTGGCCTATGGAAACCAGGAAAGCAAG TTGATCATCCTGGCTAGTGGAGGCCCACAAGCACTGGTCAATATCATGAGGACTTACACCTATGAGAAACTGCTGTGGACCACAAGCAGAGTTCTTAAAGTCCTGTCGGTCTGCTCCAGTAACAAACCTGCAATTGTAGAAGCTG GAGGCATGCAGGCTCTTGGACTGCACTTGACAGACCCCAGCCAGAGACTAGTCCAAAACTGTCTCTGGACACTCAGGAACTTATCAGATGCTGCCACCAAGCAG GAGGGAATGGAGGGTCTTCTGGGCACACTGGTGCAACTACTTGGTAGTGATGACATTAACGTGGTGACCTGTGCTGCTGGCATCCTCTCTAACCTGACGTGTaacaactacaaaaacaagatgatGGTCTGCCAG GTTGGTGGAATTGAGGCTCTGGTTCGCACAGTATTACGGGCTGGAGACCGAGAAGACATCACAGAACCTGCTATTTGTGCTCTGCGTCACCTCACATCTCGACACCAGGATGCCGAGATGGCTCAGAATGCAGTCAGGCTGCATTATGGCTTGCCGGTTGTAGTCAAATTGTTGCATCCGCCATCACACTGGCCACTTATTAAG GCTACAGTTGGTCTGATTCGTAACCTGGCGCTGTGCCCTGCAAACCACGCTCCTCTAAGGGAGCAAGGAGCCATTCCTAGACTGGTTCAGCTGCTGGTCAGAGCTCACCAGGATACGCAAAGGCGCACCAGCATGGGAGGAACACAGCAGCAGTTTGTG GAGGGAGTTCGCATGGAGGAGATTGTGGAGGGCTGCACAGGAGCACTTCATATCCTGGCCAGAGATGTCCACAACAGAATAGTCATCAGGGGACTTAACACAATTCCACTCTTTGTACAG CTCTTGTATTCTCCCATTGAGAACATCCAGCGTGTGGCAGCAGGTGTCCTGTGTGAGCTGGCCCAGGACAAAGAGGCCGCAGAGGCCATTGAGGCTGAGGGAGCGACTGCCCCACTCACCGAGCTGCTGCATAGCCGCAATGAAGGCGTTG CCACAtatgcagcagcagttctgttcCGTATGTCAGAGGACAAGCCTCAAGACTACAAGAAACGCCTCTCTGTAGAACTCACCAGCTCTCTCTTCAGGACGGAACCGATGGCCTGGAATGAA ACTGGTGACCTCGGTCTGGACATTGGTGCTCAGGGAGAGCCTCTGGGCTATAGGCAGGACG ACCCAAGCTACCGTTCCTTCCACTCTGGAGGTTACGGCGGAGATTCGATGGGCATGGAACCCATGCTGGACCATGACCTGGGTGGGGGCCACCACCCTGGTCAGGATTATCCCCCTGTGGAGGGGCTCCCTGATCTGGGACACACCCAGGAACTGATCGAAGGCCTGCCACCTGGTGACTCTAATCAACTGGCCTGGTTTGACACAGACTTGTAA